The following coding sequences are from one Plasmodium coatneyi strain Hackeri chromosome 11, complete sequence window:
- a CDS encoding Variable surface protein Vir7-like protein, whose amino-acid sequence MAKPAGTGYLHSVNLEQLDSKLKFYDRIGGKVVQCTYESENEIVKGQLGACSRIAGEADKISKGLCYISSRKADANLAQDYQYRAYGTDQADEDSDDVSAELEERLNKALCYFFYFWLGNEVWNKIGSADGTKFLSTMECIYKALQLFHIPNNCTIMDTDHTAISKDLFVNRKTVFDFSFDYKGIKDKLGKFSNSCDQGYYDHLDKAVKAYAAVKADCESKPATDPFCTEFKKVYEDCSKKGELKFTYETECIKASTQGPEGISCTLKGTSEQGIEIYKNVNFGCSPNFVWSPGIFVAASSSGNTAVAAISSIFGVAALPTLAFLSYKKHQHLPIPNIPQK is encoded by the exons atggcaaaaccaGCAGGGACAGGATACCTACAT AGCGTCAATTTGGAGCAGTTGGACTCTAAGTTAAAATTCTATGATAGGATCGGGGGGAAGGTCGTCCAATGTACTTATGAAAGTGAAAACGAGATAGTGAAAGGGCAGTTAGGAGCTTGTTCTAGAATTGCAGGTGAAGCTGATAAAATTTCGAAGGGCCTGTGTTATATATCTTCAAGGAAAGCGGATGCCAACCTGGCGCAGGATTATCAGTACAGAGCTTACGGAACGGACCAAGCGGACGAAGACTCAGATGATGTGTCGGCCGAATTGGAGGAACGGCTGAATAAGGCACTCtgctatttcttttatttttggcttGGGAATGAAGTGTGGAATAAAATAGGAAGTGCAGATGGTACTAAATTTTTAAGTACTatggaatgtatatataaagcaCTGCAATTATTCCATATTCCGAATAATTGCACAATTATGGACACTGACCATACTGCCATCTCCAAGGACCTCTTTGTTAATCGAAAAACAGTGTTTGACTTTTCTTTTGACTATAAAGGGATAAAGGATAAACTAGGCAAGTTTAGCAACTCCTGTGATCAGGGTTACTATGATCACCTGGACAAAGCTGTTAAAGCTTATGCTGCTGTAAAGGCAGATTGTGAAAGTAAGCCTGCTACTGATCCATTCTGCACAGAATTTAAGAAAGTGTATGAAGATTGCAGTAAGAAGGGGGAGTTGAAATTTACGTATGAAACAGAATGTATAAAAGCTTCCACACAAGGTCCAGAAGGCATTAGTTGCACCTTAAAGGGAACATCTGAACAGGGTATTGAAATATATAAGAACGTCAATTTTGGATGTAGCCCTAATTTTGTATGGAGTCCAGGAATTTTCGTCGCTGCGTCCTCTTCTGGGAACACAGCAGTAGCCGCCATCTCCTCCATATTTGGAGTAGCAGCACTACCAACACTTGCTTTCCTTtcatataag AAACATCAACATTTGCCCATAccgaatattccacagaaatGA